From the genome of Triticum aestivum cultivar Chinese Spring chromosome 3B, IWGSC CS RefSeq v2.1, whole genome shotgun sequence, one region includes:
- the LOC123068993 gene encoding uncharacterized protein isoform X2 yields the protein MEIWAHIHSLLSLRDAARAACVSHLFQRSWKCHPDLTFSKETIFNENLYRKNKTSDETTSNGVKALRLVMIIYHILKNHSGNGVKALRLEIDDVANISACYLNDWLHLAVKPGIEELALLLHDDLDYNFPYSVLLNGSANTIRDLRLSSCVFRPVAGFSSCLRSLTSLELSEVYITGDELGCLLSSSFALEELVLAYCKEITCLKIPCVLQRLSQLVVTDCENLEVIKSKAPNLTVFEYTGGVVEVSIGDAVLDIMISASGWNVVHYARAKLPQMVPNLETLDITSSLATDIPFLPGKFLHLKHLCISFMVSAGAFCPDYDYFSLVSFLDACPSLETLMLSVTQEIVEHDSVLGDSSHLRQMPGHCHASIKDVKIIGFCSAKSMVELTVHILENAVSLERLTLDTVCYDLRCSDGASKCSVGHKNMITEAHKALVVVRSYILEKVPSTVELNVVGPCSQCHAVEN from the exons ATG GAAATCTGGGCTCATATACATTCTCTGCTGTCCCTGCGAGATGCTGCACGTGCTGCCTGCGTGTCACACTTGTTTCAACGTTCCTGGAAATGCCATCCCGATCTCACCTTTAGTAAGGAAACAATCTTCAATGAAAACCTGTACAGAAAGAATAAAACATCAGATGAAACAACGAGCAATGGTGTGAAGGCACTCAGGCTTGTCATGATAATTTACCACATTCTGAAAAACCACTCAGGCAATGGTGTGAAGGCACTCAGGCTTGAAATAGATGATGTTGCCAATATTAGCGCATGTTATCTTAATGATTGGCTTCACCTTGCTGTTAAGCCAGGGATTGAAGAACTTGCCCTTTTGCTGCATGATGACTTGGATTACAACTTTCCATACTCAGTTTTACTTAATGGGAGTGCAAACACAATTCGGGATCTTCGTCTCAGCAGTTGTGTCTTCCGTCCCGTGGCTGGATTTAGTAGTTGCCTAAGAAGCCTGACTAGTCTAGAATTGTCTGAAGTGTATATTACCGGGGACGAGTTAGGGTGCCTTCTTTCCTCTTCTTTTGCTTTGGAGGAATTGGTACTCGCGTATTGCAAAGAGATAACTTGCCTCAAGATACCTTGCGTGCTCCAACGGCTCAGCCAGTTGGTGGTCACTGACtgtgaaaaccttgaagttataaAGAGCAAAGCTCCTAATCTCACCGTTTTTGAATACACTGGTGGCGTAGTAGAAGTGTCAATTGGAGATGCGGTGCTAGACATTATGATTTCAGCTTCTGGTTGGAACGTTGTTCATTATGCTCGCGCCAAGCTTCCACAGATGGTCCCAAATCTTGAAACCCTTGACATAACCTCATCTTTGGCG ACAGACATACCGTTTTTACCTGGCAAATTCCTCCACCTCAAGCACTTGTGTATTTCTTTCATGGTATCAGCAGGGGCTTTTTGCCCAGACTATGATTACTTTTCTCTTGTTTCTTTTCTTGATGCTTGTCCTTCCTTGGAGACCTTGATGTTGTCT GTAACACAAGAGATTGTAGAGCATGATTCAGTTTTAGGTGATTCCTCACATCTAAGGCAGATGCCAGGACACTGCCATGCCAGCATCAAGGATGTGAAGATCATCGGTTTCTGCTCTGCGAAAAGCATGGTTGAGCTAACAGTCCATATTCTTGAGAACGCGGTTTCACTGGAGCGCCTTACACTGGACACTGTCTGTTATGATCTTAGGTGTTCGGATGGTGCTAGTAAATGCTCAGTCGGGCATAAAAATATGATCACAGAAGCCCATAAAGCGCTCGTGGTTGTGAGAAGTTACATCTTAGAGAAAGTTCCATCTACAGTTGAGTTAAACGTTGTGGGGCCTTGCAGCCAGTGCCATGCCGTTGAGAATTAA